A DNA window from Helianthus annuus cultivar XRQ/B chromosome 15, HanXRQr2.0-SUNRISE, whole genome shotgun sequence contains the following coding sequences:
- the LOC110907009 gene encoding uncharacterized protein LOC110907009 isoform X2 — MNGELRALGQKLDLSLVSCDVDVVAAGKRPNIELDKEHYRTDGHCKWWKKGGYHLNFFHVDQTSSWIKSIIEQIETPDLKKVVAKLSNVYPKDTKAPAGGVDHMTKLSYLHEPGVLQKLRIRYELNDIFYAKFSSWAFTKNVFYHVQVRGQTLSWIKSIIEQMVIANGGKKAVDQTSSWIKSIIEQIETPDLKKVVAKLSNVYPKDTEAPAGGVDHMTKLSYLHEPGVLQKLRIRYELNDIFYAKFSSWAFTKNVFYHVQVRGQTLSWIKSIIEQMVIANGGKKAVDQTSSWIKSIIEQIETPDLKKVVAKLSNVYPKDTEAPAGGVDHMTKLSYLHEPGVLQKLRIRYELNDIFYAKFSSWAFTKNVFYHVQLRDQTLSWIKSIIEQMVIANGGKKAVDQTSSWIKSIIEQIETPKLKKVVAKLSNVYPKDTEAPAGGVDHMTKLSYLHEPGVLQNLRIRYELNEIYTCTGNVLIAINPFQKLPHLYDGHMKEEYKGALFGELSPHVFAVANAFYRAMI, encoded by the exons ATGAATGGTGAGCTGAGAGCCTTAGGACAGAAGCTTGATCTTTCACTCGTGAGTTGTGATGTAGATGTTGTAGCTGCAG GTAAGAGACCAAACATTGAGTTGGATAAAGAGCATTATAGAACAGATGGTCATTGCAAATGGTGGAAAAAAGGCGGTTATCATCTTAATTTTTTTCAT GTAGACCAAACATCGAGTTGGATAAAGAGCATTATAGAACAGATCGAGACTCCTGACCTCAAAAAG GTAGTTGCTAAGTTATCAAATGTATATCCAAAGGACACAAAAGCTCCAGCTGGTGGTGTTGATCACATGACAAAACTATCATATTTGCATGAGCCAGGAGTCCTCCAGAAGTTAAGAATTAGATACGAACTCAATGACATtttttatgccaaattttcttcATGGGCATttactaaaaatgtgttttatcacGTTCAGGTAAGAGGCCAAACATTGAGTTGGATAAAGAGCATTATAGAACAGATGGTCATTGCAAATGGTGGAAAAAAGGCG GTAGACCAAACATCGAGTTGGATAAAGAGCATTATAGAACAGATCGAGACTCCTGACCTCAAAAAG GTAGTTGCTAAGTTATCAAATGTATATCCAAAGGACACAGAAGCTCCAGCTGGTGGTGTTGATCACATGACAAAACTATCATATTTGCATGAGCCAGGAGTCCTGCAGAAGTTAAGAATTAGATACGAACTCAATGACATtttttatgccaaattttcttcATGGGCATttactaaaaatgtgttttatcacGTTCAGGTAAGAGGCCAAACATTGAGTTGGATAAAGAGCATTATAGAACAGATGGTCATTGCAAATGGTGGAAAAAAGGCG GTAGACCAAACATCGAGTTGGATAAAGAGCATTATAGAACAGATCGAGACTCCTGACCTCAAAAAG GTAGTTGCTAAGTTATCAAATGTATATCCAAAGGACACAGAAGCTCCAGCTGGTGGTGTTGATCACATGACAAAACTATCATATTTGCATGAGCCAGGAGTCCTGCAGAAGTTAAGAATTAGATACGAACTCAATGACATtttttatgccaaattttcttcATGGGCATttactaaaaatgtgttttatcacGTTCAGTTAAGAGACCAAACATTGAGTTGGATAAAGAGCATTATAGAACAGATGGTCATTGCAAATGGTGGAAAAAAGGCG GTAGACCAAACATCGAGTTGGATAAAGAGCATTATAGAACAGATCGAGACTCCTAAACTCAAAAAG GTAGTTGCTAAGTTATCAAATGTATATCCAAAGGACACAGAAGCTCCAGCTGGTGGTGTTGATCACATGACAAAACTATCATATTTGCATGAGCCAGGAGTCCTGCAGAACTTAAGAATTAGATACGAACTCAATGAAATTTAC ACTTGCACCGGAAACGTTCTAATTGCAATAAACCCGTTCCAAAAGTTACCTCATTTGTACGATGGTCATATGAAGGAAGAATATAAGGGAGCATTGTTTGGAGAACTAAGTCCGCATGTATTTGCAGTAGCTAATGCGTTTTACAG GGCTATGATTTAG
- the LOC110907009 gene encoding uncharacterized protein LOC110907009 isoform X1, whose amino-acid sequence MNGELRALGQKLDLSLVSCDVDVVAAGKRPNIELDKEHYRTDGHCKWWKKGGYHLNFFHVDQTSSWIKSIIEQIETPDLKKVVAKLSNVYPKDTKAPAGGVDHMTKLSYLHEPGVLQKLRIRYELNDIFYAKFSSWAFTKNVFYHVQVRGQTLSWIKSIIEQMVIANGGKKAVDQTSSWIKSIIEQIETPDLKKVVAKLSNVYPKDTEAPAGGVDHMTKLSYLHEPGVLQKLRIRYELNDIFYAKFSSWAFTKNVFYHVQVRGQTLSWIKSIIEQMVIANGGKKAVDQTSSWIKSIIEQIETPDLKKVVAKLSNVYPKDTEAPAGGVDHMTKLSYLHEPGVLQKLRIRYELNDIFYAKFSSWAFTKNVFYHVQLRDQTLSWIKSIIEQMVIANGGKKAVDQTSSWIKSIIEQIETPKLKKVVAKLSNVYPKDTEAPAGGVDHMTKLSYLHEPGVLQNLRIRYELNEIYTCTGNVLIAINPFQKLPHLYDGHMKEEYKGALFGELSPHVFAVANAFYRSLSFIEWPNNYFAFFQHIIMSLMKLGL is encoded by the exons ATGAATGGTGAGCTGAGAGCCTTAGGACAGAAGCTTGATCTTTCACTCGTGAGTTGTGATGTAGATGTTGTAGCTGCAG GTAAGAGACCAAACATTGAGTTGGATAAAGAGCATTATAGAACAGATGGTCATTGCAAATGGTGGAAAAAAGGCGGTTATCATCTTAATTTTTTTCAT GTAGACCAAACATCGAGTTGGATAAAGAGCATTATAGAACAGATCGAGACTCCTGACCTCAAAAAG GTAGTTGCTAAGTTATCAAATGTATATCCAAAGGACACAAAAGCTCCAGCTGGTGGTGTTGATCACATGACAAAACTATCATATTTGCATGAGCCAGGAGTCCTCCAGAAGTTAAGAATTAGATACGAACTCAATGACATtttttatgccaaattttcttcATGGGCATttactaaaaatgtgttttatcacGTTCAGGTAAGAGGCCAAACATTGAGTTGGATAAAGAGCATTATAGAACAGATGGTCATTGCAAATGGTGGAAAAAAGGCG GTAGACCAAACATCGAGTTGGATAAAGAGCATTATAGAACAGATCGAGACTCCTGACCTCAAAAAG GTAGTTGCTAAGTTATCAAATGTATATCCAAAGGACACAGAAGCTCCAGCTGGTGGTGTTGATCACATGACAAAACTATCATATTTGCATGAGCCAGGAGTCCTGCAGAAGTTAAGAATTAGATACGAACTCAATGACATtttttatgccaaattttcttcATGGGCATttactaaaaatgtgttttatcacGTTCAGGTAAGAGGCCAAACATTGAGTTGGATAAAGAGCATTATAGAACAGATGGTCATTGCAAATGGTGGAAAAAAGGCG GTAGACCAAACATCGAGTTGGATAAAGAGCATTATAGAACAGATCGAGACTCCTGACCTCAAAAAG GTAGTTGCTAAGTTATCAAATGTATATCCAAAGGACACAGAAGCTCCAGCTGGTGGTGTTGATCACATGACAAAACTATCATATTTGCATGAGCCAGGAGTCCTGCAGAAGTTAAGAATTAGATACGAACTCAATGACATtttttatgccaaattttcttcATGGGCATttactaaaaatgtgttttatcacGTTCAGTTAAGAGACCAAACATTGAGTTGGATAAAGAGCATTATAGAACAGATGGTCATTGCAAATGGTGGAAAAAAGGCG GTAGACCAAACATCGAGTTGGATAAAGAGCATTATAGAACAGATCGAGACTCCTAAACTCAAAAAG GTAGTTGCTAAGTTATCAAATGTATATCCAAAGGACACAGAAGCTCCAGCTGGTGGTGTTGATCACATGACAAAACTATCATATTTGCATGAGCCAGGAGTCCTGCAGAACTTAAGAATTAGATACGAACTCAATGAAATTTAC ACTTGCACCGGAAACGTTCTAATTGCAATAAACCCGTTCCAAAAGTTACCTCATTTGTACGATGGTCATATGAAGGAAGAATATAAGGGAGCATTGTTTGGAGAACTAAGTCCGCATGTATTTGCAGTAGCTAATGCGTTTTACAGGTCTCTGTCATTTATTGAGTGGCCTAACAATTATTTTGCATTTTTTCAACATATAATTATGTCTTTAATGAAACTAGGGCTATGA